CGTCGTCATCAATAATGATGTCGCCGACGTTTATGCCGATCCGGAACGAAATAGTCTCGTTCCTCCGAGCGATCTGATCCTGAATGGTCACGGCGCTGGTGACCGCATCAACCGCGCTGGCGAACTCGACCAGCATGCCATCTCCGGTCGTTTTGACGATGCGGCCTTTGTGCGCAGCGATGGCGGGATCGACGATCTCGCGACGAATCGCTTTGAGAGCCTGCAATGTGCCGAGTTCGTCAGCGCCCATGAGGCGGCTATAACCGGCAACGTCTGCCGCCAGCACTGCCGCCAATCGTCGCTCTACGCGTCCGCCTGTCACTGCAAATCCCCACCAATCCCGAAAATCGGGACCTATCCAATCACGGGATAGTCAGGCCTACCAGTCCGGGCGCCAGGATTCCGACGATCATCGAGGTCCGAAATGGGTCATAAGCCGACGTGACCAAAAGGCCGGAAATCGCTGCCGCCCAGAAATTCCGCGCGATAAAGCCCCGTCCCGTGGTTCCACTTAAGTAAAGCTCCAGAGGGGCAACGCTCTCTATTCCGGTGTTAGTTTGGGGCAATGGAAAAGACGGCCTATCCCTGAGAGCCGAACTGCCACAGGTGCGGTCTGCCACGCATGCGCCTCGATGCCGTTTCATCCGGAAGCACCGGCTCTATCGCCGTACTTGCGGCTACCAAGCGTGGAAGTGAGCAGCTCGTTCTGAGTTGCTCAATGCGACAGGCATGAGCAGCGAGGCAATCGCTGAATTGTCCAAGATACGATTGGCGTTGGAGTGACACGCTGCCGACCAAGACCACCAACATCCATCGTATCGCGTTCGCCCGCGCCGTCCCAATCACCGTGAACGGGGGTACTGCGGCAAAGTTCCGACCATGGAGCGGGAAGGGGAGTCAATAAAGACGCGCAGTTCTTCGTGCTCGTCGTCAGTTGCAGACTTCGGTCGTGCCCACCCCGCTTCCGCTTCGCGCATACGCCTGCTGCCCGTACAGGGCGTCAAGGTGACAGCCCGGACGAACCGGACGGCAGCCCGCAGAGTTGCAGAATATCTGGCCGCTGGCCCGCGGCTTCGCGGGTTCAGCCTCGGTCTGCTTGCGCTCGGTGTCCCGTTTCCTGGCATCCTCGCGAGTCACGACGGGTTTCTTGTCCCGCACCTTCTCGCATTCGTCATCGTCGTTGATGCGATAGCCGGCTCGGCATGCGATCTTCACGCATGCATTGCCATCGGCCTTGAAGCCGTGCTCGCACACCAGCGGGCAGACGCGGCCGGGCTTGGCCTTGATCGCGTCGAGTGCCTCGAAGCTTGCAAGCTTGGCGTCGAACTTTGTACCGGCGAACCTGTTGAACAGCGTCAGCGAGCGCTGCGAGGCCGTATTCCAGTCGCCATCCGGGTTGCCGGCCAGACATCCGACCCGGCGCAGTTCCGACTGCACCAGCTTCGCAATCTCCGCGGAGGACAGGCCCGGCGGCGTCTCGGCAGGCGTGATAGCCGCAACCTTGCGCTCGCTTTCAGGCTGCGCCTTTTCGGGCGCCTGCTTCTCCGCTTGATCGGACACCGCCTTGTCGTTGGCAATCTTGTCGGCGAGGGCCTTCTCGGCGGCCTGCTTGTCGGCGAGTGCCTGGGCGACGGCGGCTTCCGCGTCCTTTCGACGCTGTTCGGCCGCGGCCGCCTTGGTCTCTTCGATCTGCTTGGCCTTCTCTGCCGCGATCCGTGCATCCTCGGCGGCCTTGGCGGCGGCCGCCGCCTTGTCCTGATCAGCCTTCTTCGCGCGTTCGGCGACCAGCCGCGCTTTGTCCTCCTCGGCTTGCCGCGCCTTTTCGGCAGCCGCCGAGCGGGCTTCCTCGGCCGCGATCTTGTTGAGCTGGCCCTTGGCGAGGTCGGCATAGAATCCGTCGGCATACCTGTTCAGGAAAGCCGTCCAGGCGTCACGGGTGCCGAGTTGCAGCGCGAGCTCGTAATTGCGGCGAACCGCCTCCTCGGGGTTCGCCTGCGGGCCCGTCGTCACGGGCTTTGGGGCTACCAGCGGCACGTCGTCGCCGCCGAGCGAACCGTAGACATACGGCTCCTGCTGATAGGCGGTGTTCTTCAGGACATCGTCGCGGACGAAGCCGAATGCCTTGCGCAGGTCGAGGCCGGGTGTCGGCAGGCGTTCGACGAGCGCCGTGGCGAACGGGCTGTTCCTGCTACTGCCGTCCGATGCGGTCGAGCCGGCTTTCGCGGCGAAGGCGATCATGGTGTTGGGGCTGGTCGGCTCGACCTTGGCGAGGCCGCGTCCGATGGCGCGGGCCGCCACGGTGCGCTTCATGGTCTTGGCGAAAGGATTGTCGCGGCAGGCGTCAAGGATGATCAACCGAAGCTGCTTTGCAGGCTCGACTGCGAACAGCGCACGGTCGAGACCCACGGCTTCGTCCAGCACGTCGCTGTCGGTCTCGAGCGCCGCATCGACCGGAATGAGATAGTTGGTGCCGTCGAGCTCGATGCCGTGACCGGCATAGTAGATGACGGCGACCTCGGCATCCCGCGTCCGCTGACCGAAGTCGCGCAGGGCCTTGCGCATCTCGGATGCGTTCACGTCGGTCTTGATGTCGATCCAGTCGAACCCGGCGCTCCTGAACATGCCCCCGACTAGCGCGGCATCGTTGGTGGGGTTGGCGAGTTTTGGGACGCGTTTGTAGGCCGAGTTGCCAATCACCAGTGCCATGCGGCGCTCGGCGTGCGCCGTGCCGCACACCAGCCAAATGGAAACGACCAAACAAAACCAGCGAAAAGTACCCATTAATGTCCCCGGCAATAAGTGCGCAGCCTATCTAGAGACTGCTGAAAGACAAGGACCACTTATGTGACATCGATCACCTAAAGATCATTGGATCCAATACAAGGCGAGGTCTGCTGCGGGTCACAAGCCGTCGATCATGCTTAACATGGCAGACTTCCGCGGTGCGTTGGTGAGCCGACGTGTATGAGTGCACGCCCTAGTTAACCTTCGGAGCCTCACGCGTGGGACGCGGCGTGAAGCTGTGAGACATTGAGACGGAGTCGGCGGAGCGAGGGCCCGACCCAGCAGTCCCTGATGGCGCCATCATGCGCCTGTCTCGTCCGACGAGTGAAAAGATGTTCTGTTTTTCGGAAGTATCGTGCTCGAACGACAGGCTCATGCGCGATGACTGGTCATCCCGAACACAGTGCGCTTTCCGGGTCGGCGAGGGCAGATACGACAGCAGCCCGCGCCCTTTGGCCCCGACATCCCGTTTTAAACTTGTGAATACCTTGATCGGCCGCAAGGCAGCATCTTGCCAGCTGCCCGTAGGCTCTCCGGCGTTATAGTGCGGCGTTACGCGAGCACGATAAGGCAGAGACAATGTGGATCAGAGCATTCCTGCTGGGATTGAGCTTGACGGTTTGTGCGGCGCTTCCAGCCGACGCTCGGTCGGGAGGCGTTGGTCATGACGATCCCCTGAATTCCGAGCACATCGACGTTCTACCCGCCGAA
This genomic interval from Bradyrhizobium guangzhouense contains the following:
- a CDS encoding caspase family protein; the protein is MGTFRWFCLVVSIWLVCGTAHAERRMALVIGNSAYKRVPKLANPTNDAALVGGMFRSAGFDWIDIKTDVNASEMRKALRDFGQRTRDAEVAVIYYAGHGIELDGTNYLIPVDAALETDSDVLDEAVGLDRALFAVEPAKQLRLIILDACRDNPFAKTMKRTVAARAIGRGLAKVEPTSPNTMIAFAAKAGSTASDGSSRNSPFATALVERLPTPGLDLRKAFGFVRDDVLKNTAYQQEPYVYGSLGGDDVPLVAPKPVTTGPQANPEEAVRRNYELALQLGTRDAWTAFLNRYADGFYADLAKGQLNKIAAEEARSAAAEKARQAEEDKARLVAERAKKADQDKAAAAAKAAEDARIAAEKAKQIEETKAAAAEQRRKDAEAAVAQALADKQAAEKALADKIANDKAVSDQAEKQAPEKAQPESERKVAAITPAETPPGLSSAEIAKLVQSELRRVGCLAGNPDGDWNTASQRSLTLFNRFAGTKFDAKLASFEALDAIKAKPGRVCPLVCEHGFKADGNACVKIACRAGYRINDDDECEKVRDKKPVVTREDARKRDTERKQTEAEPAKPRASGQIFCNSAGCRPVRPGCHLDALYGQQAYARSGSGVGTTEVCN